The following nucleotide sequence is from Siniperca chuatsi isolate FFG_IHB_CAS linkage group LG2, ASM2008510v1, whole genome shotgun sequence.
TCAATTTAAGTCTTCTGTTCACCAGCCAGCGAAAgcagcacaacagcagcagccataGTACTGCTGTATGCTCAGAGGCATTTCAACAGCACTCACAGCCCTTTCATGTAGTTAAGCATGCAtatcagaaaagaaaatgcagctgAAACACATCTGGTGTAGACAGTCTGTTAGGGTGGACATTGGAAATGGGCCTTACTGTCTGAGTGATCTGACATATGAATGCAGGATGGGTAATGATTTAAAATTATGCCATCATGGAGGCATTATTCACTCATACCAACCTGTCTGTTCTCCAAGTCAATCTTGTTGCCTAGCACCACAAAGGGGAAGTTCTCAGGATCTCGAGGGCTGGCCTGGATCAGAAACTCATCCCTCCAGCTGTCAAGTGTCTTGAAGGTGTTGGGTGCAGTCACATCAAAAACAAGCACACAGCAGTCTGCTCCACGGTAGAACGCAACACCCAAAGACTGGAACCTCTCCTGGCCAGCTGTGTCCCAGATCTAGATAACCAACAAGGAGACAAAAAGTTTATAAACTGGACAAGATGGACAGAAGAGATGAGAAGACAGCTACAAATATTAACAACCGTGGAGATAATGCAAAACACTAAGATGCAACCTTCCCAGCTGTAATTGTGCTGTACCTGCATTGTAACGAGCCGGTCGTCCACCATCACCTCCTTGGTCAGGAAGTCTGCTCCTATTGTAGCCTTGTACTGGTTACTAAACTTCTTGTTCACATACTGGTTCATTAGGGAGGTCTTTCCAACACTGAGAGCAAAAGACAACAGACAGCGGGATAACAGATACTGTAGGTGGGAGACCAAGAGCAAAAATAAAAGGTGGTACATGCTGAATGATGCAGTAATTagattaatcaagtaatcaagACCCCATTTAGACTGTTTGCCATTTCAAGCATCCAGAAATATTACAGATGGATTGAAATCTGATTGCTCACACCACTTCCTAAATGTAACTACTTCAGTAAGCAGTCTGTGGATAAGTAGCCACTTACAGGGTCTTTACCCATGTGATAATGGCCATCGTTATTCCTGTCACATACAAAGCAACAGGAAGAAAACTGTTCGCTCCTGCAAATTCAATCTGATACCATATCAGTGCAGCCACTGCATgatctgtgtgggtgagagagaggtgTGCGAGTGCCCGTGGAGCCGAGCAAAATGTTTGTCTCGCTGGTAGTACATTCATCCAGTtcatccatgtgtttgtgttagtttgtGGATAACTGTTAGCTACCTGGCTAgactgctttttgttttaactAAATTGCTAAAGTGCATAAGTTATTCTTCTTCTGACATTTTTGGCAGTTACCAAATATCTTCATATTCAAACATCATATATTGTATTACGACCTCACACTGGGCTGGAGGAGTTTCGACCCTGATTTGAATGTCGCAAACCAAGACAGATGCAAACAGATTTATGATCTGGCTAACGGAAACACATATATGTGGTTAATCGCATCTGGATTTTATTCGAATATGAGATACTTGAAATGCCAAGTGTAAATATTGCGAGAAGTGACCGATACTGTCGGGGATCTTGGTTATTGTAGTTTCATAATATACTGTGGCTTAATGTTGCCTTTTCCTAGTCTGAAAGGCTGCAATATAGTAAAAGTGATGCAATTTTCTGACTTTGTTTGAACAGTCAAGTTTCCATCTGCTTGGTCATCATATTCACATTGCTGTTGATGATTTCTTTTAGCCATGAAGAAAAATAACCAAGCCATAGTTTAGAATATTGTACCTAATGTAGGAAACCACCAAGAGtcacagacaaaacatttgcacattaTCAGTACAGGAAAAATTCCAATATCATCCAGCTCCAATATTTATTATCACAATGTGTATTCAACAACGTATTAATATAGGCTGTTAACCATCAAGTGCTCTTCAAATAGTCTTTGCATAACAATGCAATTACTTTACAGACAATCCCATGCAGTACTAAAATTAATGGCAGTGATTTAGTCTTATTAGgtctgtagataaaaaaaaagtgtggttGAAAAACAGTAGGGCTGTATTCGTAAGGAGCAGAGGTCTGCCTGGAGACATCTTATGTCAGAGTAATAACTCCTGCCAATGAGGAAGTAACACTAATACAAACTGAATAAAGAAGCAGATTCATAATCTTCAATGATTCgactcaaaacaaaaacaatacctTGGCATTAAAGTTTTTCCCACCAAACTATTTTTAGAACAGACCTGACTGATGATTTCCTACCCTGCATTGCTGGTTTTGACATGTAGGAGAGAAAAATGCCATCTTGTGACTCACCCAGAATCTCCCAGGATGATGACTTTCAAGAGCACTTTCTTCCTGGATGTCATTTTTCCACAGCTGCagacaagacaaagacaaacagcaaaAGGTTCAGCATACAGAGAGTTCTCAACATTGCAAGTCACAACCTAATCAGCAGTTTCCTATTATTCAGACAcaataatatcaatataaaaGTAAATCTGTTTCTATGGAGACAGGCCCTTTGGAAAACATTATAAGAGTTTTGTGCCCCTCGACCAATCAGGTTTGAATACCATTCATTCCAGTCATGTGCTTTCTAAGCTGTTGGGTAAATCACGAGGAACAcatcattctttctctctcacgcACCACAGGAAGTTAGCTCCTAGAGGGCTGACTCCTTCTCCGTACTACACAAATGAAGTGACACagctgtcattttatttttgctgataTCACTGTCACTAAGCAGACAACCTACAACAGCAAGTATTGATCTCAGTCTTCATGTGTACACCTAATTATATTAGAACTgccatttttttattaataaaaaatctGAGACTATAAAAGTGAACACCCTATGTAAGgcctttaaatgtcatttttattaacTGAATTTGTAAGACTGAGGCacaaatttgtcatttttgtgtgcAAATATTGTTCCCAACAATGCAACAACAAACCCCGTGATTTGGGTTAGTCTgtcagagatacagtatgtgacccTATTTTCAGCAAGAACTGTAATTCACCGTTAGGCATCTCATCAAAATGAAGCAAGCAAGATCTGGGATATCGCCCAACATGTGAATTCTGTATTGTCCCCCACTAGCTGATGTGATTAATTTAGAAAATTTCAAAATTGCAGCTGGGAGATGCTTCATTCAACCATGTTTCCACAAAAGTAAGTAGGTTAACAGTGCAATTGTAGAAATGCCAGAAAGGACAATGGGCTGCATTTTATCACTCCATGATGTTTTGTGAAAGTAAAATCAGCTGTTCCTAAGATATCACACATGACATTAGGTCAATTACAGTGATTTTAACAATGCTGGAATAAAGCAAATTATTTACTACGGTACAATTCTCATCATTGGTGTCCGAGATACGGAACGTGACAGAGGCTCATCTTTAGTTCCTCCTCCTATTATTCATTCTGCCTTCGATCTACCTACAGTATTCACCCTACCTTCCAAGATTTCATTATGGCAGACAAAAATATAATGACTTCACTTTTCATGGAGGAAacttaaattacaaaatgaacTGTGggacagtaaaataaacaaaacatggcTACGTTCCAGTCTTAAGAGGTTATCTGTAAACCTGATCCATGAGCCAATAGGCTAAACAGACTAAAATAAACCTTGATTTCGTAAGAGCCTGCTTTatcttttttcacacatttgtctTGTCTGTACCAAGTAAACAGTCCAGCACAATGCAACTTTGAAAGTCTACACTGTAGGTGTGCATACTCTCAGTGAGAATGGCAGCCGTAGCAACTGTGGGCTGATGGGAATATGCAGCCTATAGTGTTTCCTCATAACACTGAAGATGATCTGAACTGTGAATTAGGCCAAATAGATATATGGGTATGTACAGTAaattttatacaaaaacaatataggcagatgtatttgagtgtgtgatATTGTTTGCAATTtgtaaacaaaaatgtctttaatgaaCAATTCTGTCCATTATttggaagaaaacaaatgattaatttaatCCTTTTTTGGCAGGGAAGCACAATAACCTGTTAGACaacattttaacagaaaacGTGACCACTTACCATCAGCTCAGTCAACATACATCGTGCACATAGcacaaaagacattttagaCATGCCAATCCCCCAAACCCAAACAGGTATTTAGTGTAACCCAATTATGGAATAAGCATACTTACATTCagacaaaaagatgaaaaaccaCAACTTTGATTTAACAGAAACATGAGCCCTTAAAGTAAATCCAAATTCTGAAACTACACCTATAAAAACACTTCACTTCCCATCAGGAGCCTTGTGTTATTTCTGAATGGAATGAGCACAGCACTCCAGTGACTACCATACTGTGAAGCGTTGATTAGCTGATACATGTAcgaacaacagcagcacaacacTGAAGTCTGGGCATGCTCAGACCAGAGTCACATGATTACAGCAGAAACTCAGATCTTTAACctttgacaaacagcagagcatTAGACATTGATTGCTAAATGCCAACTATCATCTCTGACAGGCGGTTCAGTCGGAAATCAGGTGAATGCCTCTCACTAAAAACAGTCTAATTCATTCTGTCAGTGTTAAACAGAACTCAAGAAATACAATAATACATCAAAATTAACTGGCAGGTTTCAATGATACTAGTGTAAGCATTTTGTGACAAATTGAATCAATCTTGATACGGATTAAGAAAAGAACTAAAGTGTGTTATAAAATATCTACAGGTCTGTGGAAATATGTGATGATATGGCACTCTTGCCATTATTCTATGctaaaaaaatgtgttctgcTGGTTTAAAGTAACCAATGTGTCATGGGCAGTTTAGTCAATTTTCATGCCAGTTGCAATAGCCCAAATAattgtgcaaatgttttattacatcattttgcattaaaatattttaaaagtcagTCAGGGTAGTGTTGCACAGAGTACTGGTactcaaatgtgttttcttttctcctgaGAAAGAGTCAGTCTGAGCCATGACTTTCAGGTAACTTTTCATATCCTGTCTACTATTATGAGTTTGATgcataacaacaacacaaagttaaataattgtttcagtttgCCACCATCAAACTAGCTATCAATTGAAATTTGTTAGTATAATCCTGATAATTTAAACACTTTTTAAGCCATGTTCTTTTCCTTATGTTTTATCCATCCATTGTTCAGTCTCCCatctatttacattttttaagaatCAAAAAGGATGACTGGGGAAATATCTTTAACTAAAAATTAGGCATCATGAAAATACCAATTAATAGATGTTTTTATAGTGGCAACTGCCCATTACTGCACGAGCTAATATTAGAATCTAACTGTTCATGGATTCATATTGAGAAATGTGAATCAAAAAACTGTGCTGGGCTAAAATAAAAGGCCCGACACATTACCCCATCTGCCTGTCAATCACTAACACAAGCAGCTGGAATTCACAGATCATCTTTGATATGGATTATGCATGCACATCCACATCCACAAACAAACTCTGGACTAAATATAGATTTGGAAGGCTGAGTTCAGATGTTTCCCAATGCTCAAACCCATCTCCACAAGTCATAAGGTTATGCCAACTTAACGTGCATCTTGGTTAGTGCCCATGTGATAAGCAGATGGTCCAGTGGCCCGGGGTTAACAAAAAGAGTAAAGTCAGTGTGGTCAAAATCAAGTGTATTGATAGAAtggaaaacataaacaaataatatgTGATTAAAGCACTATACTACAGCGTTAGAAAGTAGTATACAATATCATGTGCAGCAAAAGATTTCTATAAAATTTTGCTTTCAAAGGAATGTTTTCCTTACATTTACACAGTAGTACATTGTTTTAAGCCTCTGATGTTGTAATTCAGGATTGTatcaaatggaaaaacaaatgttttgaagACAAATCTAGATGTTCAACTATAAACACTGTAGTACTCCAGTACAAAACAAACTGGAAGGTACAGCAATGTAAAATGAGACGCAGCTGTGTACTAGGCAGATACTTTAGAGTCAAACTCCAGTATCAAGTAACCCGAGATGAGCTGTTTGCACTGTAGAAATAGTTGCTAACTACTGCAATtagtaattaaaaacaaattcagaGAGTAGTAACATGTCCCACGACTTTTATGTTGGGATGGCAACAGATTTCAGGTGACAATCCAGCAAGCTTTTTGGCACAAGTAATGGGCGTTGCAGCCACATCAGATCATTATACTAAATACCTATGTTTCTTTTGAGACCTGTGAgtcacaacagaaacaaaaaactctttggcacaaagaaaaacaaaggacGAGTCCCTTCTGCCTAGCAACACCACGTCAGATACAGGACATTTCTCTCATACAGCCTGTTGACAGAAGACTTGTAGAAAACTCGATACTTGCCAGCATCAAGGCATGTTACCAAAACCCACCTCGACGTATGATTAATCAACCATGCAGAAATTGGTAGTTTTGAGGTTAAAGGCTGAGTGTGCCCCGAACTCCCTCCTTCTCTGTAACGTTATGCATgcaaaggttaaataaaagtatttaacgTTAGAGACATCACTATCCATGTGTCAACATTTGACAAAGGAGAAATCTCTTTTGATGCTTTGTTCGACCTCGCCTCCCCGGTTCTCCTTCCTAATTGGAGTCGACCCAAAGGAGCTACAGGCCGGCCTTGTTTTTGCCAAGCAGCTTCTCGAAAAACATTGCACCACCATTAGCTGTTAACGTTATAGCGCTGGCGTTAATAGGACACTAAACGAATTGATGACCGAGCAAATATTATACACATGAACAGACTGTTGTCGTCTCAAGAACTTACTTTGAACTTGTAACACACCGGAGCGGCGACTTCTTGACAAGAACCGACCTGGCTGCGAGCTGACCAGCTGTTATTTGTCAGGACAGTTAGCGTTATTGGCTAACTAGGCGttacgttagctagctagctagctagctcgctGGCACTGAACTCCGTTAGCTAGCGTTAATTTGGCAATACCTCGTTTCAAATTCTTAGAAAATGTGTTGCCCTTTGCGTGAACACTTACAAAAACCGTGTCGTAAATTGCAGAGGCAGATTATCTACAACTAGTGTGTAAATTTGGCACTTTTCTTGAAGTGTTGCCTGCCAGCGAGCTAACTGTCTGCTACCCTCAGCTTCTCTGTTCTCCTTTCACTTCCTCCTCCAAAACAACGCCTGCGTCCTACGTCAGACGCAGCTAACCAATAATTCCAGCCCACTTATgatttattgtaatatttatcATGGACTAAAAAATCTGCATTATTTCTGCAGAAATAATTgcaattttgttattttagttcAACCATTGAAAACGGTTATATGTTCAGACTCAGTTGCAGTTTTCAGGGGTTTCTCATCAATGCAAGAAGAATTAAAAAGatacatgttattttttaagcatAGAGGTTCAGTTGTGTTGGGTCCCTGCACATATGAGTGTTAAAGGGGTACTGCAGAAATTTAGTTGGGGGActcataaaagacaaaaagaatgGTTGACCTCGGGGCAACAGAGTCTGAGATCTAGGTTTTTAGCCTCTGTGGGtgaaactccaaaaacactggtacctacacttcccataatgcaactgtcTACTAAATGCCCACTTATTTCAAACCCCACACCCCCAGTTTGAAACACAACTTTTCTGTTAAAATTGTTTTGCCTTGACCTGACAACATCAGGGTTTTTCTCTGAGACTGAGGCTGAGTGGTACTCCACATGACCAGTAAACTCAACTTCATTTGTTAAATCGGTGGCATGCCCCTTTAAAAGCTGAGGTTCAAAATCCACTCTTGGAAAAGCAGTTGAGTTGAGAACAGTCTCAAGATCCATTTAGTAGcctttctggagcttttgatcatatttttttcctttgccaGACAGGTTTTCAGCATCCATATGTCAGCAGGGTAAGGATGGAGCCACCTCTCTGATGTCCCTTACTCCTGACCCTTGGGATGTCTTGTGTGTGCATACTACATCAACACtcatctttcatttttatatgATCAAGACATGTTAGGGATGTGATGTTTCAGTGTGGTTAATTGTAGTGAATCAAGAGTCAAAATGGAGAGCTGCGATGATCCACCACTAGAGGACAGTGTCAACTCAGACATTGCTCAGTGGTCCCAGACATTAGCTGATTATTAGCAATGTAGCACTCTGTGGTGTTGACATTGTGCTGAGTAAAGGTCAAAGATCAAGTGATCTGCTTCTGTGATACTTGAATGACACAGTGTTGCATGCTAAGATGAGAATGCAGGTCAGCCTTTACAGCCTGTCTGCAGACTTTTAGTCCataagtgaaaatgtatttctgctggtgtgtgtgtgtgtgtgtgtgtgtgtgtgtgtggttggtggGTGGGGTAGGAGAAGCTTTTTCTTCATGGTATATCTTAAAAATGCATCTCTGAAAGATATGATAAAGTTTGTCTGTTCAATCTAATAAAAACccatttgtatttatatatatatgacaaaacattttaggATACCAGAACACATTACAGAAAAACTTCATATTGATATGTAACTTTGTGTTGATAACAAGTGTGTGATAttgatataataacatataatTATGTGCCATtataatgacataaaaaagataaaaaataatgcaaaaatgtcACTGTAAACTCACAATCGAGTATCACAGACACACTTAGACCCACTATAAGTTCTTAGAGAAATACTTTCAACAGCAAACTGTATTCATAACATCTGAAATGAGTTTCTGTTTGAGTCACAACAGTTGCATGTCTGTCAAGTAATAAGATTACATCACTACATGCCTTAAATTTACAGAAATCCATTTTCTCAGCTATACATATTAAAAGTAAATCTGAGATAGAATAAGAAAATCCTCGCCCTTAATAAGTTTCCATTTCTTCACATGCAGCTGAATTAAACTGATCTGATCATAATAATCGCATATGGTTTTTTCAGTGGCCTTACTGTGGCATTATTTGTTGATGAATGTGTACTGTACTATCATCTGCATGATATTTATTATGTTGTATATAGTCACTTTATAagaaatgctgttttattttatttttagggtacctttttaacatctggccagagacagatgaaaaacaGTCATATAAGCTAACTCATTTACCGTTCTTTTTTCCCTGCTgattaatgaataaatgcaagattaaacaaatgtcaaattgtTATTGGAGAAATTCAGAACTGTAGCATCTGTAGAGATCTTATTGTTCACCATATTCTGAGCATTACAGTGATCATTTATCTAACAGAATCTTTCAATAATTATgtaacaaaagaaaagtcttcACATCTTCAAAACACATCTTCATTTAAACTCACAGACTCCTTCATTTTTCAAAGAACACAGAGCTGCCATTGGCTCATTAGAACAGTTTCACATTCCGAATATTATTTTCCTGACTGAGCCTAACAGAGATCTCATCTTGATTTCGTTCTGCTCCATGTTCATGCGTAAGTGTGTCTacgtttgtgtttgtgctcctTGTTAGTGGGAGTGTGCCTCTGTAGAAACCTGATGACTGGTGTTTATAGAGGAATTCCTGCCTTCTCGCTCCTATTGAATGTAGAGTCTTTATGGCCTctttgtaaacacaaacactgcaacacAAAAGGACGTGAGTGACAAAATGGTAAACAGGAGGGAAGGAGCCACATACTTTAGGCATCTGCTGCATTTTCATCTCTACAAACATTTGCCGTGTATGTACGTTGATGGATAAGGGTAAGAGGAGGTTAAAGTCTGTTCAGAATGGGTATGGGATTCTTGAGAggaataaaaaaagttattctAACATGAACATACAGCATGTGAGACAGGTATGATCACAGAGGCAGGTGAAGAGCTTATCCACAGCATTAAAAAAGGACAATTAATCTGTGAAAGACTGGTTCACACGTGCATTATGTTACACTGCACGTGTTCAAGACAGAGCAGGATCTCCATTCACGTTCATGTGtggtgcattgtgtgtgtgtgtatgtgtgtgtaaacatgcctctttgtgtgtaactgtgtgggagtctgagagagagcgagagaatgAGATGAGTTAAGGAGAtggacaaactgtgtgtgtgtgtgtgtgtgtgtgtgtgtgtgtgtgtgcacgcgcgcGCATCAGGGGGTGGGTGCATTAGTCCGTGTCAGACAGCAAAGAGTGCGGCAGTTATCTAGGAATCTAAGCCAAAGCAACCTCACTAACActgagagagcaagagaaagcgGAGGACCGGGAGATGAACTGAGGGGGGGGGGagcaaagaagaagaggataaaaaagaagcacaaagagtagaaaacaagacacacgaggacaACAATAGAAAGATCTAAACAAAAAGGACAGGAACGCAAACACTTTTCACCTGATTAGGCAGTTATTGAGATATTAAGGAAAGGGAAAGTTTGCTGAGaatcatcaacaacaaaagGACAAATAAACTTACAGCTCGGAGGAAGGAGGCTCTCCTCCTGGAGGAACAGCGGACCACCTGTCAAGAGTTTAAGACAAAGGTCAGGACAAGCCTGCATTTCTGCTTATTCCCATGATTCCATTTGGTTCTCTCGGTTTGCTCCCTCTGCTGTCATTGTATGTGGCAGCACTGCTGTCCTCAGATGCATCTCCGGCCTGCGCACAGCCTCCCTGCAGGGACAGTCTGGTGGCTGCACCCATCCAGCCTGGGACGGGGGCAGGAGTGGGTACCGGGGCCTGTGAGGGTCAAACTGGGACAACAGCCTGCAGGATGGGGGTTTCATTTCCAGTCATCTCAGATGTTCCTCGGAGGGTGGAGCACAGGCATGATCTCCCCCAGCTTCAGTCTAAGGTAAGTGGCATCACTTACAGTGTAGTGGGAGGTCGTGTGCTGTACTACCGAATGAGACTTGAAaaatctttaaatgtttttctaagAAAAAGCCAGATTATGCAACTTTTAATCAGATATTTCTCAGCCATGTAACAGTGAGATTGTTCTGAAACACTGATAGACAAGTTGAAGCAGAGCGGACCCCCCTGTCTATTCATGCACGCGTGCCAGGGAGACTGAGCTGTGTACTTACCAAGCACAGGCCAGCAGGTCCTTTCTCATGGGACAGTCGGCACACTAAACTTGGCACCACTTAACAGCCATGGAGCAATGACAGTCAGCAATCAAAGAAGGGATAAAATTAGGTCTGCTTTAAAACTGCCCTCATCATATGGTTGTGCTGAGCTCATACAGCAACAGGTGTGTGAGGGACGTGATTACAATGGCGGATGTAAGTGTAAGAGACAGACTGAGCATGACACAAAACATGCCTCTGAGCTATGAGTTTTGTGTGTTGATTAGCCTTCTTCTAACCTGAAAGACGCATTATtatgcacatgcacagcatTATTTTCTTCAGCACTATTTCACTCAACAGCATTTATAGATATTACATTTCCTTGTGAATAAGGAGGATTTGGCAGTGTTTACTCTTGATTGATTGCTGACTTAATGTGTAACACAATGTTTTATCAAGAAGTACCTGTAAGTGCTCTCTTTGCAGACTGGAGGTGTCAAAGAGCGTCTCGTTCAGCTACAGCGCTGCATGCGCTCTCTCCAGGAAACAGGGGGGCCATGGAGTCACGGGGGCCAGGAGAGCAACTCTCTAGGGGCCATCCTTGCACTAATGGCAGCTGTACTGACAGAGTGTGACCTCCACTGTCACAGCCAGGCCCTTGGAGCAATGGCCAAACGACTGGGTGAGTACTACACATTTATATCCCCCAACCtctgcacacacgcacgcacacaaacacacacacacacacacacaaatgccagCACAGTCACTCCCCCACACATAGTAAACAGAACTTCAATGAGGCCTGCTAAGTGTCGGTCATAGGTGAGTGCATAGGAATTTAACTGCACTGAGAAGGATGAGAAAAACTcagtgtacatgcacacacagacacacatactatACAGCTCACGATGTGAAGAAGCTTTAAAAAGCTATCATTCTGAACTGGAACCCCTTTGTGTATTATAACCCCTTTATAGTATATAAAGACAGAGCTTCTATTTTCAACCCCTGACTGTCTCACCGATAACCTAATCTTTCTCTGGGTTGACAGAGAGTGCAGCGgtgggaagagagggggagaaagaccTGCTGCTTTTCCTGAAGAGCATCACACAATATCCACCCACAGGCAAGGCCATTAGGAGTGATCACATGATACAATTATTGTTGATTAATAATAagttgaataaaaatgtactgcGTGTGGTTCTCAGTCGCACCCTTGGAGAGGTTACATCCTCAGGACTGTGCCGAGATTTACAGGCTCGGGATCAAAGAGAATGGAATCTACACCATCCAGCCTGACCTGGGCAGGCCGGCATTGGAGGTATTTCAGATTCACCACactcataaaacacacagacgGAGCCCCACCCTACTCCTCTTCTTTTAGAGATGCGTATGCTATCTGTGGATCACTAGAATCTAGGTGTTATAATATCAAAGTCTTTGTTTTGGCTCAGGCTAAATGTGACATGGAGACGGCGGGTGGAGGGTGGACGGTGATCCAGAATCGGCAGGACGGCTCACTGGACTTTAACAGGACATGGCAGGAATACCGGGAGGGCTTTGGCAGTCCACAGGGAGAGCTCTGGCTGGGGAACGCAGCACTGTACGGCCTCACATCCACTGGCCAACACCAGCTCCGCATCGAGCTGGAGGACTGGCACCAGCAGAAGCGCCATGCTACCTACAACAACTTCAAAGTGGCCTCAGAGGCACAGAGGTGAAACACACTGCAGGGGCACACACGTTTTCTGCAATAGCTATTTAATATCTTAATGCCCCTGAAAACTAAGTATCTTTCTCTGGAACATTAATGACTAAAAATAGGCAACAATCAAAGTCAAAGTTtgttaagagtttaacactcaaaattTGCTCCATCGGTACTGTGTGGTTCGTTGTAGATTGATCgggtttgattgacagtgctggcaacataagcaaacaacaccaacaactgTCATTACGTTTTGATCCAAATGTTGCTAAACAatgattggtgcatggaagtATGTGCCATcatatttttcctcattttctcatgtgaaataaccaaaactgttgtAAATTTGGCAGAAAATATTGTGTTCTTGCAGGACTCTCTCATAGTAAGTGACtgattgaaaaaaatgttttcaggagGTTTAAACTAAAGTAGACAGAAAATTG
It contains:
- the LOC122866819 gene encoding ras-related protein rab7-like, producing the protein MTSRKKVLLKVIILGDSGVGKTSLMNQYVNKKFSNQYKATIGADFLTKEVMVDDRLVTMQIWDTAGQERFQSLGVAFYRGADCCVLVFDVTAPNTFKTLDSWRDEFLIQASPRDPENFPFVVLGNKIDLENRQVTTKRAQAWCQSKNNIPYFETSAKEAINVEQAFQTIARNALKQETEVELYNEFPEPIKLDRNDGAKPSAESCSC
- the si:ch211-157b11.8 gene encoding fibroleukin, translating into MIPFGSLGLLPLLSLYVAALLSSDASPACAQPPCRDSLVAAPIQPGTGAGVGTGACEGQTGTTACRMGVSFPVISDVPRRVEHRHDLPQLQSKTGGVKERLVQLQRCMRSLQETGGPWSHGGQESNSLGAILALMAAVLTECDLHCHSQALGAMAKRLESAAVGREGEKDLLLFLKSITQYPPTVAPLERLHPQDCAEIYRLGIKENGIYTIQPDLGRPALEAKCDMETAGGGWTVIQNRQDGSLDFNRTWQEYREGFGSPQGELWLGNAALYGLTSTGQHQLRIELEDWHQQKRHATYNNFKVASEAQRYRLTAREYSGDAGNALSYSKRYNHDGRSFSTADRDHDRYAAGNCGQYYGAGWWFDACLAANLNGQYYRGRYSGVTNGIYWGTWYILTDGRTGERYSFKRVEMKTRPRNFVGTS